A window of the Xenopus laevis strain J_2021 chromosome 9_10L, Xenopus_laevis_v10.1, whole genome shotgun sequence genome harbors these coding sequences:
- the itprid2.L gene encoding protein ITPRID2 isoform X2 codes for MTESATVDQSALEEVPPSRGLASMKRKAWAKSRDSWQASECEDVAAEASKATREEGTEHIPNEKIAIWLKDCRTPLGASLDEQNNPVSSQKGMLLKNGGSFEDDLSLGAEANHLLQRYLPLDTPFAVLAKERRFQFHQKGRSMNSTGSGKSSTTVSSVSELLDLYEEDPEEILYNLGFGKDEPDIASKIPSRFFNNCSLAHGIDIKLFLNAQMQRLEVENPNFALTSRFRQIKVLTDVANAFSSLYSQVSGTPLERIGSSKCLIPDKDQEPAKPAPLVRSSSRLMETISKLNLYGNRLTSESNASDDDKRQNGQDGSVKIDQKSQKLFKKNSPPLATVSEETSNSGIVLDLNPIDTSSLPKEKSADNLDEVLTGSCTEKTEESSVSQNEYDISSIADSSAKNTDIITDQESESYLTEETPHTSTPEKELYAPNKTILNLLNQPKDSFELEELQGTEDEPLHNPQSCHILEKLGKDNLLRTASQHSDSSGFAEDTSADSPLASLAQGQESLQAMGSSADSCDSETTVTSVGEDLRTPLATDQPESTDFDFEDEFLTPNFIVESNIFFRDNQESKTERLQTDSEQLNPSEECKSNEDLLSVMESNTEESDLPHDYAVESEIDTVSEYEAIPYTTHHIPELVDSYSDYGYNHSCSEKNSSCSLDRVNVALQRAQMKVISTSEEATCRTGRTIITSKDLIKKRGNFSNSSYPLRRSQSLPSALLNPVRVVSKVNIVLTSGKATVCSPPSFSYKYSPEEEESLEQIEEDPDTNSSPDDISPKSELKEVHKSGPQRIPEDPHPRPQSCTTHAPSNRSQSSCSLHSLLSDWHEKSLCDHGRAWSTHSVPNCSGAPCGNFISPFSCPVAPRFPYGSLHRSCSGCTLPINSPPSTTEMQLRRVLHDIKSSLQNLSQHPVMRGNDRSASGFSMHRSSVLPLYENTFQELQIMRRSLNLFRTQMMDLELSMLRQQTMVYQHLTEDERYEADQLQGLRNSVRMELQELELQLDERLLTLEEQLRNFHVSPFQRQSSMGMYGGRSTENLSFSSPLNVIEPVTELIREQTHLKSELGLEGLSLGPGGDRCDSVASDTSSIYSSPPHKSKKGLTSSCDSIDKSKPHPTSSKNIFRASVALTPSPPTRPGDIQNPVDDMPEDYGKLKVEPTEKPEQVLLSSPANESAKWTAEESIELQQVIREIKESIVGDIRREIVSGLLAAVSSPIRSLDGKTDGRI; via the exons AGCATATACCCAATGAAAAGATAGCAATATGGCTGAAGGACTGTAG AACCCCGCTGGGAGCGTCTTTGGATGAGCAGAACAATCCTGTTAGCTCACAGAAAG gcATGCTATTAAAGAATGGTGGAAGCTTTGAAGATGATTTGTCTCTTGGAGCAGAAG CTAATCACCTCCTTCAAAGATACCTGCCGCTGGATACCCCTTT TGCCGTGCTGGCAAAGGAGCGCAGATTCCAGTTTCACCAGAAAGGGAGAAGCATGAACTCCACTGGTTCTGGGAAGAGCAGCACCACTGTATCAAG TGTTTCAGAGTTACTAGATTTATACGAAGAAGACCCAGAAGAAATTCTTTACAATCTTGGATTTGGTAAAGATGAACCAGATATCGCTTCTAAAATACCATCAAGGTTTTTCAACAATTGTTCTCTTGCCCATGGGATTGATATCAAACTGTTTTTGAATGCTCAGATGCAACGTTTAGAAGTGGAAAATCCCAACTTTGCATTAACAA GTCGATTTCGACAGATTAAAGTCCTTACTGATGTGGCAAATGCATTTTCTTCTTTATACTCTCAAGTTAGTGGAACCCCACTTGAGAGAATAGGTAGCTCCAAATGTCTGATACCTGATAAAGATCAAGAACCTGCCAAGCCAGCACCTCTGGTAAGGTCTTCAAGCAGGCTAATGGAAACCATATCCAAACTTAATTTGTATGGGAATCGGTTAACTTCAGAGAGCAACGCTTCTGACGATGACAAACGTCAAAACGGCCAAGATGGCTCTGTTAAAATAGATCAAAAATCACAGaaactttttaaaaagaattctcCACCTCTGGCCACAGTTAGCGAGGAGACTTCAAACTCTGGGATAGTCTTGGACTTAAACCCCATTGATACCTCTTCCCTTCCAAAAGAGAAAAGTGCTGATAATTTGGATGAAGTATTGACTGGGTCTTGCACTGAAAAGACAGAAGAGAGTTCAGTTAGCCAAAATGAATATGACATTTCAAGTATTGCAGACTCCTCTGCTAAAAATACAGATATTATTACAGATCAGGAGTCAGAAAGTTATCTAACAGAAGAAACCCCTCACACATCTACACCAGAGAAGGAGTTGTATGCACCAAACAAAACAATACTGAACCTGCTCAATCAGCCAAAGGACTCTTTTGAGCTTGAAGAG TTGCAGGGAACAGAAGATGAACCTCTGCACAACCCTCAGTCGTGTCACATCTTAGAAAAGCTGGGCAAAG ATAATCTGCTGAGAACCGCCAGCCAACATTCTGATAGTAGCGGGTTTGCTGAAGACACATCTGCAGACTCTCCTTTAGCCAGTCTTGCCCAA GGCCAGGAATCATTGCAAGCCATGGGAAGCAGCGCTGACAGCTGTGACAGTGAAACAACTGTTACATCGGTGGGTGAGGACCTTCGGACGCCATTAGCAACAGACCAGCCAGAATCCACTGACTTTGACTTTGAGGATGAGTTCTTAACGCCAAATTTCATCGtggaaagcaacatttttttcagggaCAACCAAGAAAGTAAGACGGAAAGATTACAAACTGACTCGGAACAATTAAATCCATCAGAGGAATGCAAATCTAATGAGGACCTACTCTCTGTCATGGAGAGTAATACTGAAGAATCTGACTTGCCTCACGATTATGCAGTAGAAAGTGAAATTGATACTGTCAGTGAGTATGAAGCAATTCCCTATACCACCCATCATATTCCTGAACTGGTGGATTCTTATTCAGACTACGGATATAATCATAGCTGTTCAGAAAAAAATAGTTCCTGTTCTCTGGACCGTGTAAATGTGGCATTGCAGAGAGCACAAATGAAAGTGATCAGTACCTCAGAGGAGGCCACCTGTAGAACTGGCCGCACCATAATAACTTCAAAGGACCTGATAAAAAAGAGAGGCAATTTCTCCAACTCCAGCTACCCACTAAGGAGGTCACAGTCATTGCCTTCTGCCCTGCTTAACCCAGTTAGAGTTGTGTCCAAGGTAAATATTGTTCTAACATCAGGCAAAGCAACTGTGTGTAGCCCCCCCTCATTCTCCTACAAGTATTCTCCAGAGGAAGAAGAATCTTTGGAACAAATAGAGGAAGACCCCGACACTAACTCCAGCCCTGATGACATCTCTCCAAAATCAGAACTAAAAGAGGTGCATAAAAGTGGGCCACAGAGAATACCAGAAGATCCCCATCCAAGGCCCCAGTCTTGCACTACACATGCACCATCAAACAGGTCACAATCTTCCTGTTCTCTGCATTCATTGCTCTCAGATTGGCATGAAAAGTCATTGTGTGATCATGGAAGAGCATGGAGCACACACAGTGTCCCTAATTGTTCGGGAGCACCATGTGGAAACTTTATCTCACCCTTTTCTTGTCCGGTGGCTCCCCGGTTTCCTTATGGATCTCTTCATAGGTCTTGTTCTGGATGTACACTGCCCATAAATTCTCCACCTTCTACTACTGAAATGCAGTTACGGAGAGTGCTGCATGACATAAAAAGCTCGCTACAGAACCTTTCACAG CACCCTGTAATGAGAGGGAATGACAGATCTGCAAGTGGATTCAGTATGCATCGATCTTCTGTTCTGCCACTATATGAG aataccTTCCAGGAGCTTCAGATCATGAGGAGAAGTCTTAACTTATTTAGAACACAGATGATGGACTTGGAACTCAGTATGTTACGCCAGCAAACAATGGTCTACCAGCATCTTACTGAAGATGAAAG atatgaaGCTGACCAGCTACAGGGCTTGAGAAATTCAGTACGGATGGAGCTGCAGGAGCTGGAACTACAGTTGGATGAACGACTCTTGACTCTTGAGGAACAACTGAGAAACTTTCATGTTTCCCCCTTTCAGAGGCAGTCTTCTATG GGAATGTATGGAGGCAGGAGTACTGAAAACCTCTCTTTCTCCTCTCCTCTGAATGTCATAGAACCA gtAACTGAACTCATTCGAGAGCAAACTCACCTAAAATCTGAGCTGGGGCTTGAGGGTTTGAGTTTAGGACCTGGTGGAGACCGCTGTGATTCCGTGGCCTCTGATACTTCCTCTATTTACTCAAGTCCACCCCATAAAAGTAAGAAAGGATTAACAAGTTCCTGTGACTCAATTGACAAATCAAAACCTCACCCTACatcaagcaaaaatatttttcgGGCATCTGTTGCTTTGACGCCAAGTCCTCCGACTAGACCAGGCGATATTCAGAACCCTGTTGATGATATGCCAGAGGATTATGGGAAATTAAAAGTGGAGCCTACAGAGAAACCTGAACAGGTTCTGTTATCATCCCCAGCCAATGAGAGTGCCAAATGGACTGCTGAAGAGAGTATAGAGTTGCAGCAAGTAATACGTGAG
- the itprid2.L gene encoding protein ITPRID2 isoform X1 encodes MTESATVDQSALEEVPPSRGLASMKRKAWAKSRDSWQASECEDVAAEASKATREEGTEHIPNEKIAIWLKDCRTPLGASLDEQNNPVSSQKGMLLKNGGSFEDDLSLGAEANHLLQRYLPLDTPFSAVLAKERRFQFHQKGRSMNSTGSGKSSTTVSSVSELLDLYEEDPEEILYNLGFGKDEPDIASKIPSRFFNNCSLAHGIDIKLFLNAQMQRLEVENPNFALTSRFRQIKVLTDVANAFSSLYSQVSGTPLERIGSSKCLIPDKDQEPAKPAPLVRSSSRLMETISKLNLYGNRLTSESNASDDDKRQNGQDGSVKIDQKSQKLFKKNSPPLATVSEETSNSGIVLDLNPIDTSSLPKEKSADNLDEVLTGSCTEKTEESSVSQNEYDISSIADSSAKNTDIITDQESESYLTEETPHTSTPEKELYAPNKTILNLLNQPKDSFELEELQGTEDEPLHNPQSCHILEKLGKDNLLRTASQHSDSSGFAEDTSADSPLASLAQGQESLQAMGSSADSCDSETTVTSVGEDLRTPLATDQPESTDFDFEDEFLTPNFIVESNIFFRDNQESKTERLQTDSEQLNPSEECKSNEDLLSVMESNTEESDLPHDYAVESEIDTVSEYEAIPYTTHHIPELVDSYSDYGYNHSCSEKNSSCSLDRVNVALQRAQMKVISTSEEATCRTGRTIITSKDLIKKRGNFSNSSYPLRRSQSLPSALLNPVRVVSKVNIVLTSGKATVCSPPSFSYKYSPEEEESLEQIEEDPDTNSSPDDISPKSELKEVHKSGPQRIPEDPHPRPQSCTTHAPSNRSQSSCSLHSLLSDWHEKSLCDHGRAWSTHSVPNCSGAPCGNFISPFSCPVAPRFPYGSLHRSCSGCTLPINSPPSTTEMQLRRVLHDIKSSLQNLSQHPVMRGNDRSASGFSMHRSSVLPLYENTFQELQIMRRSLNLFRTQMMDLELSMLRQQTMVYQHLTEDERYEADQLQGLRNSVRMELQELELQLDERLLTLEEQLRNFHVSPFQRQSSMGMYGGRSTENLSFSSPLNVIEPVTELIREQTHLKSELGLEGLSLGPGGDRCDSVASDTSSIYSSPPHKSKKGLTSSCDSIDKSKPHPTSSKNIFRASVALTPSPPTRPGDIQNPVDDMPEDYGKLKVEPTEKPEQVLLSSPANESAKWTAEESIELQQVIREIKESIVGDIRREIVSGLLAAVSSPIRSLDGKTDGRI; translated from the exons AGCATATACCCAATGAAAAGATAGCAATATGGCTGAAGGACTGTAG AACCCCGCTGGGAGCGTCTTTGGATGAGCAGAACAATCCTGTTAGCTCACAGAAAG gcATGCTATTAAAGAATGGTGGAAGCTTTGAAGATGATTTGTCTCTTGGAGCAGAAG CTAATCACCTCCTTCAAAGATACCTGCCGCTGGATACCCCTTT TAGTGCCGTGCTGGCAAAGGAGCGCAGATTCCAGTTTCACCAGAAAGGGAGAAGCATGAACTCCACTGGTTCTGGGAAGAGCAGCACCACTGTATCAAG TGTTTCAGAGTTACTAGATTTATACGAAGAAGACCCAGAAGAAATTCTTTACAATCTTGGATTTGGTAAAGATGAACCAGATATCGCTTCTAAAATACCATCAAGGTTTTTCAACAATTGTTCTCTTGCCCATGGGATTGATATCAAACTGTTTTTGAATGCTCAGATGCAACGTTTAGAAGTGGAAAATCCCAACTTTGCATTAACAA GTCGATTTCGACAGATTAAAGTCCTTACTGATGTGGCAAATGCATTTTCTTCTTTATACTCTCAAGTTAGTGGAACCCCACTTGAGAGAATAGGTAGCTCCAAATGTCTGATACCTGATAAAGATCAAGAACCTGCCAAGCCAGCACCTCTGGTAAGGTCTTCAAGCAGGCTAATGGAAACCATATCCAAACTTAATTTGTATGGGAATCGGTTAACTTCAGAGAGCAACGCTTCTGACGATGACAAACGTCAAAACGGCCAAGATGGCTCTGTTAAAATAGATCAAAAATCACAGaaactttttaaaaagaattctcCACCTCTGGCCACAGTTAGCGAGGAGACTTCAAACTCTGGGATAGTCTTGGACTTAAACCCCATTGATACCTCTTCCCTTCCAAAAGAGAAAAGTGCTGATAATTTGGATGAAGTATTGACTGGGTCTTGCACTGAAAAGACAGAAGAGAGTTCAGTTAGCCAAAATGAATATGACATTTCAAGTATTGCAGACTCCTCTGCTAAAAATACAGATATTATTACAGATCAGGAGTCAGAAAGTTATCTAACAGAAGAAACCCCTCACACATCTACACCAGAGAAGGAGTTGTATGCACCAAACAAAACAATACTGAACCTGCTCAATCAGCCAAAGGACTCTTTTGAGCTTGAAGAG TTGCAGGGAACAGAAGATGAACCTCTGCACAACCCTCAGTCGTGTCACATCTTAGAAAAGCTGGGCAAAG ATAATCTGCTGAGAACCGCCAGCCAACATTCTGATAGTAGCGGGTTTGCTGAAGACACATCTGCAGACTCTCCTTTAGCCAGTCTTGCCCAA GGCCAGGAATCATTGCAAGCCATGGGAAGCAGCGCTGACAGCTGTGACAGTGAAACAACTGTTACATCGGTGGGTGAGGACCTTCGGACGCCATTAGCAACAGACCAGCCAGAATCCACTGACTTTGACTTTGAGGATGAGTTCTTAACGCCAAATTTCATCGtggaaagcaacatttttttcagggaCAACCAAGAAAGTAAGACGGAAAGATTACAAACTGACTCGGAACAATTAAATCCATCAGAGGAATGCAAATCTAATGAGGACCTACTCTCTGTCATGGAGAGTAATACTGAAGAATCTGACTTGCCTCACGATTATGCAGTAGAAAGTGAAATTGATACTGTCAGTGAGTATGAAGCAATTCCCTATACCACCCATCATATTCCTGAACTGGTGGATTCTTATTCAGACTACGGATATAATCATAGCTGTTCAGAAAAAAATAGTTCCTGTTCTCTGGACCGTGTAAATGTGGCATTGCAGAGAGCACAAATGAAAGTGATCAGTACCTCAGAGGAGGCCACCTGTAGAACTGGCCGCACCATAATAACTTCAAAGGACCTGATAAAAAAGAGAGGCAATTTCTCCAACTCCAGCTACCCACTAAGGAGGTCACAGTCATTGCCTTCTGCCCTGCTTAACCCAGTTAGAGTTGTGTCCAAGGTAAATATTGTTCTAACATCAGGCAAAGCAACTGTGTGTAGCCCCCCCTCATTCTCCTACAAGTATTCTCCAGAGGAAGAAGAATCTTTGGAACAAATAGAGGAAGACCCCGACACTAACTCCAGCCCTGATGACATCTCTCCAAAATCAGAACTAAAAGAGGTGCATAAAAGTGGGCCACAGAGAATACCAGAAGATCCCCATCCAAGGCCCCAGTCTTGCACTACACATGCACCATCAAACAGGTCACAATCTTCCTGTTCTCTGCATTCATTGCTCTCAGATTGGCATGAAAAGTCATTGTGTGATCATGGAAGAGCATGGAGCACACACAGTGTCCCTAATTGTTCGGGAGCACCATGTGGAAACTTTATCTCACCCTTTTCTTGTCCGGTGGCTCCCCGGTTTCCTTATGGATCTCTTCATAGGTCTTGTTCTGGATGTACACTGCCCATAAATTCTCCACCTTCTACTACTGAAATGCAGTTACGGAGAGTGCTGCATGACATAAAAAGCTCGCTACAGAACCTTTCACAG CACCCTGTAATGAGAGGGAATGACAGATCTGCAAGTGGATTCAGTATGCATCGATCTTCTGTTCTGCCACTATATGAG aataccTTCCAGGAGCTTCAGATCATGAGGAGAAGTCTTAACTTATTTAGAACACAGATGATGGACTTGGAACTCAGTATGTTACGCCAGCAAACAATGGTCTACCAGCATCTTACTGAAGATGAAAG atatgaaGCTGACCAGCTACAGGGCTTGAGAAATTCAGTACGGATGGAGCTGCAGGAGCTGGAACTACAGTTGGATGAACGACTCTTGACTCTTGAGGAACAACTGAGAAACTTTCATGTTTCCCCCTTTCAGAGGCAGTCTTCTATG GGAATGTATGGAGGCAGGAGTACTGAAAACCTCTCTTTCTCCTCTCCTCTGAATGTCATAGAACCA gtAACTGAACTCATTCGAGAGCAAACTCACCTAAAATCTGAGCTGGGGCTTGAGGGTTTGAGTTTAGGACCTGGTGGAGACCGCTGTGATTCCGTGGCCTCTGATACTTCCTCTATTTACTCAAGTCCACCCCATAAAAGTAAGAAAGGATTAACAAGTTCCTGTGACTCAATTGACAAATCAAAACCTCACCCTACatcaagcaaaaatatttttcgGGCATCTGTTGCTTTGACGCCAAGTCCTCCGACTAGACCAGGCGATATTCAGAACCCTGTTGATGATATGCCAGAGGATTATGGGAAATTAAAAGTGGAGCCTACAGAGAAACCTGAACAGGTTCTGTTATCATCCCCAGCCAATGAGAGTGCCAAATGGACTGCTGAAGAGAGTATAGAGTTGCAGCAAGTAATACGTGAG
- the itprid2.L gene encoding protein ITPRID2 isoform X3 — MNSTGSGKSSTTVSSVSELLDLYEEDPEEILYNLGFGKDEPDIASKIPSRFFNNCSLAHGIDIKLFLNAQMQRLEVENPNFALTSRFRQIKVLTDVANAFSSLYSQVSGTPLERIGSSKCLIPDKDQEPAKPAPLVRSSSRLMETISKLNLYGNRLTSESNASDDDKRQNGQDGSVKIDQKSQKLFKKNSPPLATVSEETSNSGIVLDLNPIDTSSLPKEKSADNLDEVLTGSCTEKTEESSVSQNEYDISSIADSSAKNTDIITDQESESYLTEETPHTSTPEKELYAPNKTILNLLNQPKDSFELEELQGTEDEPLHNPQSCHILEKLGKDNLLRTASQHSDSSGFAEDTSADSPLASLAQGQESLQAMGSSADSCDSETTVTSVGEDLRTPLATDQPESTDFDFEDEFLTPNFIVESNIFFRDNQESKTERLQTDSEQLNPSEECKSNEDLLSVMESNTEESDLPHDYAVESEIDTVSEYEAIPYTTHHIPELVDSYSDYGYNHSCSEKNSSCSLDRVNVALQRAQMKVISTSEEATCRTGRTIITSKDLIKKRGNFSNSSYPLRRSQSLPSALLNPVRVVSKVNIVLTSGKATVCSPPSFSYKYSPEEEESLEQIEEDPDTNSSPDDISPKSELKEVHKSGPQRIPEDPHPRPQSCTTHAPSNRSQSSCSLHSLLSDWHEKSLCDHGRAWSTHSVPNCSGAPCGNFISPFSCPVAPRFPYGSLHRSCSGCTLPINSPPSTTEMQLRRVLHDIKSSLQNLSQHPVMRGNDRSASGFSMHRSSVLPLYENTFQELQIMRRSLNLFRTQMMDLELSMLRQQTMVYQHLTEDERYEADQLQGLRNSVRMELQELELQLDERLLTLEEQLRNFHVSPFQRQSSMGMYGGRSTENLSFSSPLNVIEPVTELIREQTHLKSELGLEGLSLGPGGDRCDSVASDTSSIYSSPPHKSKKGLTSSCDSIDKSKPHPTSSKNIFRASVALTPSPPTRPGDIQNPVDDMPEDYGKLKVEPTEKPEQVLLSSPANESAKWTAEESIELQQVIREIKESIVGDIRREIVSGLLAAVSSPIRSLDGKTDGRI, encoded by the exons ATGAACTCCACTGGTTCTGGGAAGAGCAGCACCACTGTATCAAG TGTTTCAGAGTTACTAGATTTATACGAAGAAGACCCAGAAGAAATTCTTTACAATCTTGGATTTGGTAAAGATGAACCAGATATCGCTTCTAAAATACCATCAAGGTTTTTCAACAATTGTTCTCTTGCCCATGGGATTGATATCAAACTGTTTTTGAATGCTCAGATGCAACGTTTAGAAGTGGAAAATCCCAACTTTGCATTAACAA GTCGATTTCGACAGATTAAAGTCCTTACTGATGTGGCAAATGCATTTTCTTCTTTATACTCTCAAGTTAGTGGAACCCCACTTGAGAGAATAGGTAGCTCCAAATGTCTGATACCTGATAAAGATCAAGAACCTGCCAAGCCAGCACCTCTGGTAAGGTCTTCAAGCAGGCTAATGGAAACCATATCCAAACTTAATTTGTATGGGAATCGGTTAACTTCAGAGAGCAACGCTTCTGACGATGACAAACGTCAAAACGGCCAAGATGGCTCTGTTAAAATAGATCAAAAATCACAGaaactttttaaaaagaattctcCACCTCTGGCCACAGTTAGCGAGGAGACTTCAAACTCTGGGATAGTCTTGGACTTAAACCCCATTGATACCTCTTCCCTTCCAAAAGAGAAAAGTGCTGATAATTTGGATGAAGTATTGACTGGGTCTTGCACTGAAAAGACAGAAGAGAGTTCAGTTAGCCAAAATGAATATGACATTTCAAGTATTGCAGACTCCTCTGCTAAAAATACAGATATTATTACAGATCAGGAGTCAGAAAGTTATCTAACAGAAGAAACCCCTCACACATCTACACCAGAGAAGGAGTTGTATGCACCAAACAAAACAATACTGAACCTGCTCAATCAGCCAAAGGACTCTTTTGAGCTTGAAGAG TTGCAGGGAACAGAAGATGAACCTCTGCACAACCCTCAGTCGTGTCACATCTTAGAAAAGCTGGGCAAAG ATAATCTGCTGAGAACCGCCAGCCAACATTCTGATAGTAGCGGGTTTGCTGAAGACACATCTGCAGACTCTCCTTTAGCCAGTCTTGCCCAA GGCCAGGAATCATTGCAAGCCATGGGAAGCAGCGCTGACAGCTGTGACAGTGAAACAACTGTTACATCGGTGGGTGAGGACCTTCGGACGCCATTAGCAACAGACCAGCCAGAATCCACTGACTTTGACTTTGAGGATGAGTTCTTAACGCCAAATTTCATCGtggaaagcaacatttttttcagggaCAACCAAGAAAGTAAGACGGAAAGATTACAAACTGACTCGGAACAATTAAATCCATCAGAGGAATGCAAATCTAATGAGGACCTACTCTCTGTCATGGAGAGTAATACTGAAGAATCTGACTTGCCTCACGATTATGCAGTAGAAAGTGAAATTGATACTGTCAGTGAGTATGAAGCAATTCCCTATACCACCCATCATATTCCTGAACTGGTGGATTCTTATTCAGACTACGGATATAATCATAGCTGTTCAGAAAAAAATAGTTCCTGTTCTCTGGACCGTGTAAATGTGGCATTGCAGAGAGCACAAATGAAAGTGATCAGTACCTCAGAGGAGGCCACCTGTAGAACTGGCCGCACCATAATAACTTCAAAGGACCTGATAAAAAAGAGAGGCAATTTCTCCAACTCCAGCTACCCACTAAGGAGGTCACAGTCATTGCCTTCTGCCCTGCTTAACCCAGTTAGAGTTGTGTCCAAGGTAAATATTGTTCTAACATCAGGCAAAGCAACTGTGTGTAGCCCCCCCTCATTCTCCTACAAGTATTCTCCAGAGGAAGAAGAATCTTTGGAACAAATAGAGGAAGACCCCGACACTAACTCCAGCCCTGATGACATCTCTCCAAAATCAGAACTAAAAGAGGTGCATAAAAGTGGGCCACAGAGAATACCAGAAGATCCCCATCCAAGGCCCCAGTCTTGCACTACACATGCACCATCAAACAGGTCACAATCTTCCTGTTCTCTGCATTCATTGCTCTCAGATTGGCATGAAAAGTCATTGTGTGATCATGGAAGAGCATGGAGCACACACAGTGTCCCTAATTGTTCGGGAGCACCATGTGGAAACTTTATCTCACCCTTTTCTTGTCCGGTGGCTCCCCGGTTTCCTTATGGATCTCTTCATAGGTCTTGTTCTGGATGTACACTGCCCATAAATTCTCCACCTTCTACTACTGAAATGCAGTTACGGAGAGTGCTGCATGACATAAAAAGCTCGCTACAGAACCTTTCACAG CACCCTGTAATGAGAGGGAATGACAGATCTGCAAGTGGATTCAGTATGCATCGATCTTCTGTTCTGCCACTATATGAG aataccTTCCAGGAGCTTCAGATCATGAGGAGAAGTCTTAACTTATTTAGAACACAGATGATGGACTTGGAACTCAGTATGTTACGCCAGCAAACAATGGTCTACCAGCATCTTACTGAAGATGAAAG atatgaaGCTGACCAGCTACAGGGCTTGAGAAATTCAGTACGGATGGAGCTGCAGGAGCTGGAACTACAGTTGGATGAACGACTCTTGACTCTTGAGGAACAACTGAGAAACTTTCATGTTTCCCCCTTTCAGAGGCAGTCTTCTATG GGAATGTATGGAGGCAGGAGTACTGAAAACCTCTCTTTCTCCTCTCCTCTGAATGTCATAGAACCA gtAACTGAACTCATTCGAGAGCAAACTCACCTAAAATCTGAGCTGGGGCTTGAGGGTTTGAGTTTAGGACCTGGTGGAGACCGCTGTGATTCCGTGGCCTCTGATACTTCCTCTATTTACTCAAGTCCACCCCATAAAAGTAAGAAAGGATTAACAAGTTCCTGTGACTCAATTGACAAATCAAAACCTCACCCTACatcaagcaaaaatatttttcgGGCATCTGTTGCTTTGACGCCAAGTCCTCCGACTAGACCAGGCGATATTCAGAACCCTGTTGATGATATGCCAGAGGATTATGGGAAATTAAAAGTGGAGCCTACAGAGAAACCTGAACAGGTTCTGTTATCATCCCCAGCCAATGAGAGTGCCAAATGGACTGCTGAAGAGAGTATAGAGTTGCAGCAAGTAATACGTGAG